A single window of Modestobacter italicus DNA harbors:
- a CDS encoding cystathionine gamma-lyase: MSTPDAPLGDGTRLVHAGDDPAVPGTPLRPSPVFAAPYHLGDQPPGWQGADGYARPDNPTLRVFERAVGELDGGDCLSFATGMAAISSAVLALVRPGDRVVLPSDGYYATRVLARDELERLDVRVDLVPTLEIGDVAARGDLDGVRMVLLETPSNPQLDVCDIAAVARATAAAGAVLAVDNTTASPIGQRPLALGADLTIGSDTKALTGHSDVLLGHVSSARTDTGRELGTRIAAWRKTTGNTPGPFEAWLAHRSMSTLDLRLARQAANAAALTELLAAHPAVSGVRWPWRPGDPSYALATTQMLRPNGIVSAELADAAAVQRLVAGSRLLLAATSFGGVHTTIDRRAQWGGDAVPAGFVRFSCGIEDTADLVADLTSALAALG; the protein is encoded by the coding sequence GTGAGCACCCCTGACGCACCGCTCGGTGACGGGACCCGGCTGGTCCACGCCGGTGACGACCCGGCGGTGCCGGGCACCCCGCTGCGCCCCTCCCCGGTGTTCGCCGCGCCGTACCACCTCGGCGACCAGCCGCCCGGCTGGCAGGGCGCCGACGGGTACGCCCGGCCGGACAACCCGACGCTGCGGGTCTTCGAGCGGGCCGTCGGCGAGCTCGACGGCGGTGACTGCCTGTCCTTCGCCACCGGGATGGCCGCGATCAGCTCCGCCGTGCTCGCCCTGGTGCGCCCCGGCGACCGGGTGGTGCTGCCCTCCGACGGCTACTACGCCACCCGGGTGCTGGCTCGCGACGAGCTCGAGCGCCTCGACGTGCGGGTCGACCTGGTGCCGACCCTGGAGATCGGGGACGTCGCCGCCCGCGGCGACCTCGACGGCGTCCGGATGGTGCTGCTGGAGACCCCGAGCAACCCGCAGCTCGACGTCTGCGACATCGCCGCGGTGGCCCGGGCCACCGCCGCCGCCGGGGCGGTGCTGGCGGTGGACAACACCACTGCCTCGCCGATCGGCCAGCGGCCGCTGGCGCTGGGCGCCGACCTCACCATCGGCTCGGACACCAAGGCGCTCACCGGGCACAGCGACGTCCTGCTCGGGCACGTCAGCAGCGCCCGCACCGACACCGGCCGCGAGCTGGGCACCCGGATCGCGGCCTGGCGGAAGACCACCGGCAACACCCCCGGCCCGTTCGAGGCCTGGCTGGCGCACCGGTCGATGAGCACCCTGGACCTGCGGCTGGCCCGCCAGGCCGCCAACGCCGCCGCCCTCACCGAGCTGCTCGCCGCCCACCCCGCCGTGAGCGGTGTCCGGTGGCCGTGGCGGCCGGGCGACCCGTCGTACGCGCTGGCGACCACCCAGATGCTCCGCCCGAACGGCATCGTCTCCGCCGAGCTCGCCGACGCCGCGGCGGTGCAGCGGCTGGTCGCGGGCAGCCGGCTGCTGCTGGCCGCGACCAGCTTCGGTGGCGTGCACACCACGATCGACCGGCGCGCCCAGTGGGGCGGGGACGCCGTCCCGGCGGGGTTCGTCCGGTTCTCCTGCGGGATCGAGGACACCGCCGACCTCGTCGCCGACCTCACCTCGGCCCTCGCGGCGCTCGGCTAG
- a CDS encoding NAD(P)H-dependent glycerol-3-phosphate dehydrogenase gives MTRAAVLGAGSWGTTFAKVLADAGCSVALHARRPELVETIARTRENADYLPGVRLPAAVRATVDPAEALDGADVVVLAVPSQTLRDNLAGWTPLLPPEASLLSLMKGVELGTTKRMSEVICEVTGAGADRVAALSGPNLAREIAEEQPSATVIACSDTERAELLQAACGTPYFRPYTNPDLVGCELGGAVKNVIALACGVATGLGFGDNTRASLITRGLAETARLGMALGADVTTFAGLAGLGDLVATCSSPLSRNRTFGEHLGQGMSVAEVLQITKQTAEGVKTCRSVLDLARAHGVDVPITEAVVRVCHEGESAAQMVREMMSREAKPE, from the coding sequence GTGACCCGCGCGGCGGTGCTCGGCGCCGGCTCCTGGGGCACGACCTTCGCCAAGGTGCTCGCCGACGCCGGTTGCTCGGTGGCCCTGCACGCCCGCCGTCCCGAGCTGGTCGAGACGATCGCCCGCACCCGGGAGAACGCCGACTACCTGCCCGGTGTGCGGCTGCCCGCGGCCGTGCGCGCCACCGTCGACCCCGCCGAGGCGCTGGACGGCGCGGACGTCGTCGTCCTCGCCGTGCCCAGCCAGACGCTGCGGGACAACCTGGCCGGCTGGACGCCGCTGCTGCCGCCCGAGGCGTCGCTGCTGTCGCTGATGAAGGGCGTCGAGCTCGGTACCACCAAGCGGATGAGCGAGGTGATCTGCGAGGTGACCGGCGCCGGCGCGGACCGGGTCGCCGCGCTGTCCGGGCCGAACCTGGCCCGGGAGATCGCCGAGGAGCAGCCCTCGGCGACGGTCATCGCCTGCTCGGACACCGAGCGCGCGGAGCTGCTGCAGGCGGCCTGCGGCACCCCGTACTTCCGGCCCTACACCAACCCCGACCTGGTCGGCTGCGAGCTCGGCGGCGCGGTCAAGAACGTGATCGCGCTGGCCTGCGGGGTCGCCACCGGGCTGGGCTTCGGCGACAACACCCGGGCCTCGCTGATCACCCGCGGCCTCGCCGAGACCGCCCGGCTGGGCATGGCGCTGGGCGCCGACGTGACGACGTTCGCCGGCCTCGCCGGCCTCGGGGACCTGGTCGCCACCTGCTCCTCCCCGCTGTCGCGCAACCGGACCTTCGGCGAGCACCTGGGTCAGGGCATGTCGGTGGCCGAGGTCCTGCAGATCACCAAGCAGACCGCCGAGGGGGTCAAGACCTGCCGCTCGGTGCTGGACCTGGCCCGGGCGCACGGGGTCGACGTGCCGATCACCGAGGCCGTCGTCCGGGTCTGCCACGAGGGGGAGTCGGCCGCCCAGATGGTGCGCGAGATGATGTCCCGCGAGGCGAAGCCCGAGTAG
- a CDS encoding lysophospholipid acyltransferase family protein has protein sequence MSQELLTPRPPRRVTRRPISWAFRFCVLVVYPVASLLFRMRYRHADRIPPAGGVLLVANHVSVLDPIACARLVWDSGRVPHFLAKESVFTGLAGTILRAAGQIPVSRGTSAAMSSVHAAKAELDAGELVVIYPEGSVTRDPDWWPMQARSGVARLALTTDAVVVPVAQWGPQLVHDYHTKRLHPRLRTPAEYLVGEPVDLAAQRARVRAGEPLTPELLHEVTDLLMTRVRDQLGELRQERPPLGFAPRPVRPALPGEVA, from the coding sequence GTGTCGCAGGAGCTGCTGACCCCGCGCCCACCGCGCCGGGTCACCCGCCGCCCGATCAGCTGGGCGTTCCGGTTCTGCGTCCTGGTCGTCTACCCGGTGGCCTCGCTGCTGTTCCGGATGCGCTACCGGCACGCCGACCGCATCCCGCCCGCCGGCGGCGTGCTGCTGGTGGCCAACCACGTCTCGGTGCTCGACCCGATCGCCTGCGCCCGGCTGGTCTGGGACAGCGGCCGGGTGCCGCACTTCCTGGCCAAGGAGTCGGTGTTCACCGGCCTGGCCGGCACGATCCTGCGCGCCGCGGGGCAGATCCCGGTCTCCCGGGGCACCAGCGCCGCGATGTCCTCGGTGCACGCGGCCAAGGCCGAGCTCGACGCCGGCGAGCTGGTCGTCATCTACCCGGAGGGCTCGGTGACCCGCGACCCGGACTGGTGGCCGATGCAGGCCCGGTCCGGGGTGGCCCGGCTGGCGCTGACCACCGACGCCGTCGTCGTGCCGGTCGCCCAGTGGGGGCCGCAGCTGGTGCACGACTACCACACCAAGCGGCTGCACCCGCGGCTGCGGACGCCGGCGGAGTACCTGGTCGGCGAGCCGGTCGACCTCGCCGCCCAGCGGGCCCGGGTGCGCGCCGGCGAGCCGCTCACCCCCGAGCTGCTCCACGAGGTGACCGACCTGCTGATGACCCGGGTCCGCGACCAGCTCGGCGAGCTCCGCCAAGAACGCCCGCCCCTCGGGTTCGCCCCGCGGCCGGTGCGCCCGGCGCTCCCCGGGGAGGTGGCGTGA
- a CDS encoding serine hydrolase domain-containing protein, with the protein MQPDPARTAEVAAAAAPYLESWLEHQRRRLRVPGVQAAVRVGDRLVLDTALGVADLGTGAPLTPGHLFRIASHSKTFTATAVLQLVEAGRLRLDDPIAAHVPALAGTGLAGVTVRELLGHQGGVVRDGRDNDHWQLLQPFPDEELLLRIAADEGPVLDRNEHFKYSNIGYSLLGLAVEAVTGTGYAAHVQAAVVDRLGLTDTGPEWDPARAAEYAAGHTGLLDGEDERTTIPHVDTRAMASATGFWSTARDLTTFGAAHFDGDPALLTEGSKRLMRRRESEIRAHGGDPRYYGLGMDLRTQGERELVGHSGGYPGHITRTWIDPAGQVVVSVLTNAVDGPADALARGLFALLDLALAAPEGVEQPPAAELARYTGRFANLWGVTDVALLGGRLVLLHPSAPEPAEERAELTVEGPGTLRLETVAGFGSPGETVEYEWAADGAVDRVRAGGISSWPLEVFRSRRAAQVGG; encoded by the coding sequence ATGCAGCCCGACCCCGCCCGCACCGCCGAGGTGGCCGCGGCCGCCGCGCCCTACCTGGAGTCGTGGCTGGAGCACCAGCGCCGCCGGCTGCGGGTCCCGGGGGTGCAGGCCGCCGTCCGGGTGGGGGACCGGCTGGTGCTGGACACCGCGCTGGGCGTCGCCGACCTGGGCACCGGCGCGCCGCTGACGCCGGGCCACCTGTTCCGGATCGCCTCGCACTCCAAGACGTTCACCGCCACCGCCGTCCTGCAGCTGGTCGAGGCCGGCCGGCTCCGGCTCGACGACCCGATCGCCGCGCACGTGCCCGCGCTCGCCGGCACCGGCCTGGCCGGGGTGACCGTGCGGGAGCTGCTCGGCCACCAGGGCGGGGTGGTCCGGGACGGCCGGGACAACGACCACTGGCAGCTGCTGCAGCCCTTCCCCGACGAGGAGCTGCTGCTGCGCATCGCCGCCGACGAGGGGCCGGTCCTCGACCGCAACGAGCACTTCAAGTACTCCAACATCGGCTACTCGCTGCTCGGGCTGGCGGTCGAGGCGGTCACCGGCACGGGCTACGCCGCGCACGTGCAGGCCGCGGTCGTCGACCGGCTCGGGCTGACCGACACCGGACCGGAGTGGGACCCGGCCCGGGCGGCGGAGTACGCCGCCGGGCACACCGGCCTGCTGGACGGCGAGGACGAGCGCACGACGATCCCGCACGTCGACACCCGGGCGATGGCCTCGGCGACCGGCTTCTGGTCCACCGCGCGCGACCTGACCACCTTCGGCGCCGCGCACTTCGACGGCGACCCGGCGCTGCTCACCGAGGGCAGCAAGCGGCTGATGCGCCGCCGGGAGTCCGAGATCCGGGCGCACGGCGGCGACCCCCGGTACTACGGGCTGGGGATGGACCTGCGCACCCAGGGCGAGCGGGAGCTCGTCGGGCACAGCGGCGGCTACCCGGGGCACATCACCCGCACCTGGATCGACCCGGCGGGCCAGGTGGTGGTCAGCGTGCTGACCAACGCCGTCGACGGCCCGGCCGACGCGCTGGCCCGCGGGCTGTTCGCGCTGCTGGACCTGGCGCTGGCCGCCCCGGAGGGCGTCGAGCAGCCGCCCGCGGCCGAGCTGGCGCGCTACACCGGCCGGTTCGCCAACCTGTGGGGGGTCACCGACGTGGCGCTGCTGGGCGGCCGGCTGGTGCTGCTGCACCCGAGCGCGCCGGAGCCCGCCGAGGAGCGCGCCGAGCTGACCGTGGAGGGCCCGGGCACCCTGCGGCTGGAGACCGTGGCCGGGTTCGGCTCGCCCGGGGAGACGGTGGAGTACGAGTGGGCCGCCGACGGCGCGGTCGACCGGGTGCGGGCCGGCGGGATCTCCTCGTGGCCGCTGGAGGTCTTCCGCAGCCGGCGGGCGGCGCAGGTCGGCGGGTGA
- the cofC gene encoding 2-phospho-L-lactate guanylyltransferase gives MQRWSVVVPAKRLAAAKTRLTPLTATLGEALPAGHRDLVLALLADTVAAALASPAVGGVLVVTDEPQAAAVVTALGARTVGDEPDAGLNAALVHGARQARAAAGGPVAALSSDLPALRPAELTAALQAAGAVPRAFVADELGSGTTLLAARDGELDPRFGRGSAAAHAAAGAVPLAGDWPGLRQDVDTPADLQAACRLGAGPRTTAFLRSTAESISWTPP, from the coding sequence GTGCAACGGTGGTCGGTCGTCGTCCCGGCCAAGCGGCTGGCCGCGGCCAAGACCCGGCTGACCCCGCTGACCGCGACGCTCGGCGAGGCGCTCCCGGCCGGGCACCGGGACCTGGTCCTGGCGCTGCTGGCCGACACGGTCGCCGCGGCGCTGGCCAGCCCGGCGGTCGGCGGCGTCCTGGTGGTCACCGACGAGCCGCAGGCCGCGGCCGTGGTCACCGCGCTCGGCGCGCGCACCGTCGGGGACGAGCCGGACGCGGGCCTCAACGCGGCGCTCGTGCACGGCGCGCGGCAGGCCCGCGCCGCGGCCGGCGGCCCGGTCGCGGCGCTCTCCTCCGACCTGCCGGCCCTCCGCCCGGCCGAGCTGACCGCGGCCCTGCAGGCCGCCGGCGCGGTGCCCCGCGCCTTCGTCGCCGACGAGCTGGGCAGCGGGACGACGCTGCTGGCCGCCCGGGACGGCGAGCTGGACCCGCGCTTCGGCCGGGGGTCGGCCGCCGCGCACGCCGCCGCCGGGGCGGTGCCGCTGGCCGGCGACTGGCCGGGCCTGCGCCAGGACGTGGACACCCCGGCGGACCTGCAGGCGGCCTGCCGGCTCGGGGCCGGCCCGCGGACCACCGCGTTCCTCCGGTCTACCGCCGAGTCCATCTCCTGGACACCTCCGTGA
- a CDS encoding RNA degradosome polyphosphate kinase produces MPDAPSPLPADRFLNRELSWLDFNSRVLELAEDEDLPLLERVKFLSIFASNLDEFFMVRIAGLKRRQSTGLSVRSPDGLTIREQLARVTERTQDLVHRHASVFDKDVVPRLMEQGIRIVHWSDLGEADAMRLREYFRDQVFPVLTPLAVDPAHPFPYISGLSLNLAVSVRDPETGAPRFARVKVPNNVPRFIPVAAAGAVLPDREAVFLPLEDLIAAHLTSLFPGLDVIDHHLFRVTRNADLEVEEDRDEDLLQALERELAQRRFGPAVRLEVTESIDPQILDVLVHELEISPADVVSVPGLLDLASLMALYDLDRPELKDEPFVPATHPRLSEGETPKSVFATLREGDVLVHHPYDSFATSVQRFIEQAAADPNVLAIKQTLYRTSGDSPIVAALIEAAQAGKQVVVLVEIKARFDEEANISWARSLERAGCHVVYGLVGLKTHCKTALVVRMENGVIRRYCHIGTGNYNPKTARIYEDVGILTADPRVGADLTDLFNTLTGYSRQTTYRSLLVAPHSIRTGLLEKIRREARHAGEGKPAGIRIKVNSLVDEQIIDALYEASAAGVPVELVIRGICTLRPGVPGLSENIRVRSIVGRFLEHSRVINFANAGTPEWWLGSADLMHRNLDRRVEVLLRVNDPAAQRQLQRVFDLDLAPDVRSWQLAGDASWTRTGDRNSQAELLALRGENAG; encoded by the coding sequence GTGCCCGACGCCCCCTCGCCGCTGCCCGCCGACCGGTTCCTCAACCGCGAGCTGTCCTGGCTGGACTTCAACAGCCGTGTGCTGGAACTGGCCGAGGACGAGGACCTCCCGCTGCTGGAGCGGGTGAAGTTCCTCTCGATCTTCGCCAGCAACCTCGACGAGTTCTTCATGGTGCGCATCGCCGGGCTCAAGCGCCGGCAGAGCACCGGGCTCAGCGTCCGCTCCCCCGACGGGCTGACCATCCGCGAGCAGCTGGCCCGGGTGACCGAGCGGACCCAGGACCTCGTCCACCGGCACGCCAGCGTCTTCGACAAGGACGTCGTCCCGCGGCTGATGGAGCAGGGCATCCGGATCGTGCACTGGTCCGACCTCGGCGAGGCCGACGCGATGCGGCTGCGCGAGTACTTCCGCGACCAGGTCTTCCCGGTGCTCACCCCGCTGGCCGTCGACCCCGCGCACCCCTTCCCCTACATCAGCGGGCTCTCGCTGAACCTCGCCGTCTCGGTGCGCGACCCGGAGACGGGCGCTCCGCGCTTCGCCCGGGTCAAGGTGCCCAACAACGTGCCCCGGTTCATCCCGGTGGCCGCGGCCGGTGCGGTGCTCCCCGACCGCGAGGCGGTCTTCCTGCCGCTCGAGGACCTCATCGCCGCGCACCTGACCTCGCTGTTCCCCGGCCTCGACGTGATCGACCACCACCTGTTCCGGGTCACCCGCAACGCCGACCTCGAGGTGGAGGAGGACCGCGACGAGGACCTCCTGCAGGCGCTGGAGCGGGAGCTGGCCCAGCGCCGCTTCGGCCCCGCGGTGCGGCTGGAGGTCACCGAGTCCATCGACCCGCAGATCCTCGACGTGCTGGTGCACGAGCTGGAGATCAGCCCCGCCGACGTCGTCTCGGTGCCCGGGCTGCTGGACCTCGCGTCGCTGATGGCGCTCTACGACCTCGACCGGCCCGAGCTCAAGGACGAGCCGTTCGTCCCGGCCACCCACCCGCGGCTGAGCGAGGGCGAGACCCCCAAGAGCGTCTTCGCCACGCTGCGCGAGGGCGACGTGCTCGTCCACCACCCCTACGACTCGTTCGCGACCAGCGTGCAGCGGTTCATCGAGCAGGCCGCGGCCGACCCGAACGTGCTGGCGATCAAGCAGACGCTGTACCGCACCTCCGGCGACTCCCCGATCGTGGCAGCGCTGATCGAGGCCGCCCAGGCCGGCAAGCAGGTCGTCGTCCTGGTGGAGATCAAGGCCCGCTTCGACGAGGAGGCCAACATCAGCTGGGCGCGCTCGCTGGAGCGCGCCGGCTGCCACGTCGTCTACGGGCTGGTCGGCCTGAAGACCCACTGCAAGACCGCGCTGGTGGTCCGGATGGAGAACGGCGTGATCCGCCGGTACTGCCACATCGGCACCGGCAACTACAACCCGAAGACGGCGCGGATCTACGAGGACGTCGGCATCCTGACCGCCGACCCGCGGGTGGGCGCCGACCTCACCGACCTGTTCAACACCCTGACCGGCTACTCCCGGCAGACCACCTACCGGTCGCTGCTGGTCGCCCCGCACAGCATCCGGACCGGGCTGCTGGAGAAGATCCGCCGTGAGGCCCGGCACGCCGGCGAGGGCAAGCCCGCCGGCATCCGGATCAAGGTCAACTCGCTGGTCGACGAGCAGATCATCGACGCCCTCTACGAGGCCTCGGCGGCCGGCGTCCCGGTGGAGCTGGTGATCCGCGGCATCTGCACGCTGCGCCCGGGGGTGCCGGGGCTGAGCGAGAACATCAGGGTGCGCTCGATCGTCGGGCGGTTCCTGGAGCACTCGCGGGTCATCAACTTCGCCAACGCCGGGACGCCGGAGTGGTGGCTGGGCAGCGCCGACCTCATGCACCGCAACCTGGACCGCCGGGTCGAGGTGCTGCTGCGGGTGAACGACCCCGCGGCGCAGCGGCAGCTGCAGCGGGTCTTCGACCTGGACCTGGCGCCGGACGTGCGCAGCTGGCAGCTGGCCGGCGACGCCAGCTGGACCCGCACCGGCGACCGGAACTCGCAGGCGGAGCTGCTCGCCCTGCGGGGTGAGAACGCTGGCTGA
- a CDS encoding NUDIX hydrolase: MRTLADQGVLIPAAGGAVWRTGPSGVLETALVHRPKYDDWSLPKGKLDPGEHPLVAAVREVREETGLQVAVGRRSVQTRYAHRSGPKRVDYWVMEAVGGAFAPNDEVDELRWLPLPEATALVTHAHDRAVLADLARTDVPRTTGLLLVRHATAGDRADWDGPDETRPLDRRGRAQAATLAAVLPGFAPARLLTAPPVRCRETMTPLAAATGLPVGEVPELGEEAYEADPQAGLAVVRQLLADPAGPTVVCSQGGAIPSVLLALGVRWHDTAGALWPPSAKGSVWALAGRPGALAADYYRDFAADPAADRHAADRAVRSSS; this comes from the coding sequence GTGAGAACGCTGGCTGACCAGGGGGTTCTGATCCCGGCCGCCGGCGGCGCGGTCTGGCGCACGGGCCCGAGCGGGGTGCTGGAGACCGCGCTGGTGCACCGGCCCAAGTACGACGACTGGTCGCTGCCCAAGGGCAAGCTGGACCCGGGCGAGCACCCGCTGGTGGCCGCGGTCCGCGAGGTCCGCGAGGAGACCGGGCTGCAGGTGGCGGTCGGCCGGCGCAGCGTGCAGACCCGCTACGCCCACCGCAGCGGCCCCAAGCGGGTCGACTACTGGGTGATGGAGGCCGTCGGCGGCGCGTTCGCCCCCAACGACGAGGTCGACGAGCTGCGCTGGCTGCCGCTGCCGGAGGCCACCGCGCTGGTCACCCACGCGCACGACCGCGCGGTGCTGGCCGACCTGGCCCGCACCGACGTCCCCCGCACGACCGGGCTGCTGCTGGTGCGGCACGCCACGGCCGGTGACCGGGCGGACTGGGACGGCCCGGACGAGACCCGCCCGCTGGACCGCCGCGGGCGGGCGCAGGCGGCCACCCTGGCCGCGGTGCTGCCCGGCTTCGCTCCCGCCCGGCTGCTGACCGCCCCGCCGGTGCGCTGCCGGGAGACGATGACCCCGCTGGCCGCGGCCACCGGCCTCCCCGTCGGGGAGGTGCCCGAGCTCGGCGAGGAGGCCTACGAGGCCGACCCCCAGGCCGGGCTGGCCGTCGTGCGGCAGCTGCTCGCCGACCCGGCCGGGCCGACCGTGGTCTGCAGCCAGGGCGGGGCCATCCCGTCGGTGCTGCTGGCGCTCGGCGTGCGCTGGCACGACACCGCGGGTGCGTTGTGGCCCCCCTCGGCGAAGGGCAGCGTCTGGGCGCTGGCCGGCCGGCCCGGCGCGCTGGCCGCCGACTACTACCGCGACTTCGCCGCCGACCCCGCCGCCGACCGGCACGCCGCGGACCGGGCGGTCCGGAGCTCGTCGTGA
- a CDS encoding maleylpyruvate isomerase family mycothiol-dependent enzyme: MTVGRDEVLAATERERRAVADLLTGLDEAQLATPSLCAGWDVRTVAAHLATALAGTDRRFALAVLRARGDLHRANDALAREAARRPVGDLVAQLQRSAGRRVSPPVVGPRGPLTDVLVHGGDMRVPLGLPHDPAADGVRAALQFVTGGRPVGFVPRGRLAGLRLVAEDLGTTSGEGAEVRGRGIDLLMAVCGRRALLHALRGPGVPVLARRLAAG, translated from the coding sequence GTGACGGTCGGCCGCGACGAGGTCCTCGCCGCGACCGAGCGCGAGCGGCGGGCGGTGGCAGACCTGCTGACCGGGCTGGACGAGGCCCAGCTGGCGACGCCCAGCCTCTGTGCCGGCTGGGACGTGCGCACGGTGGCCGCACACCTGGCGACCGCCCTGGCCGGCACCGACCGGCGGTTCGCCCTGGCCGTGCTGCGCGCCCGCGGCGACCTGCACCGCGCCAACGACGCGCTGGCCCGCGAGGCGGCACGCCGTCCGGTCGGTGACCTGGTCGCCCAGCTGCAGCGCTCCGCCGGCCGGCGGGTCAGCCCGCCGGTGGTGGGCCCGCGGGGCCCGCTCACCGACGTGCTGGTGCACGGCGGGGACATGCGGGTGCCGTTGGGGCTGCCGCACGACCCCGCCGCGGACGGCGTCCGGGCGGCGCTGCAGTTCGTGACCGGCGGACGCCCGGTCGGCTTCGTGCCCCGCGGCCGGCTCGCGGGCCTCCGGCTGGTGGCCGAGGACCTCGGGACGACCTCGGGCGAGGGCGCGGAGGTGCGCGGCCGCGGCATCGACCTGCTGATGGCGGTGTGCGGACGCCGCGCCCTGCTGCACGCCCTGCGCGGCCCCGGGGTGCCCGTGCTGGCCCGGCGGCTCGCCGCAGGCTAG
- the leuD gene encoding 3-isopropylmalate dehydratase small subunit: protein MDAFTTHTGTAAPLRRSNVDTDQIIPAEYLKRITRTGFEDGLFVAWRAGEPDFVLNQPQYAGASILVAGPDFGTGSSREHANWALLDGGFRVVISPRFADIFRNNSTKAGLLTVVLPEADVEALWAAVEADPALPVTVDLQAEQVTYGDVTVPFQIDPYTRWRLLEGLDDVGLTERHLDDITAFEAQRPAWLPRSLPALPA from the coding sequence ATGGACGCCTTCACCACGCACACCGGCACCGCCGCCCCGCTGCGCCGCAGCAACGTCGACACCGACCAGATCATCCCGGCCGAGTACCTCAAGCGGATCACCCGCACCGGCTTCGAGGACGGGCTGTTCGTGGCCTGGCGGGCAGGCGAGCCGGACTTCGTGCTCAACCAGCCGCAGTACGCCGGCGCCTCGATCCTGGTGGCCGGCCCCGACTTCGGCACCGGGTCCTCCCGCGAGCACGCCAACTGGGCGCTGCTGGACGGCGGCTTCCGGGTGGTCATCAGCCCGCGGTTCGCCGACATCTTCCGCAACAACTCGACCAAGGCCGGGCTGCTCACCGTCGTCCTGCCCGAGGCCGACGTGGAGGCGCTGTGGGCGGCGGTCGAGGCCGACCCGGCGCTGCCGGTCACCGTCGACCTGCAGGCCGAGCAGGTCACCTACGGCGACGTCACCGTCCCGTTCCAGATCGACCCGTACACCCGCTGGCGTCTGCTGGAGGGCCTGGACGACGTCGGCCTCACCGAGCGGCACCTGGACGACATCACCGCGTTCGAGGCGCAGCGCCCGGCCTGGCTGCCGCGGTCGTTGCCGGCCCTGCCCGCCTAG